The nucleotide sequence ATAGCCGACAACGTTCTGAATTTTTTCGGCAAGCTTCTTAATGGTGACTTCCTGTCCCGAACCGATATTGACAATTTCGCTGTGGTTATAGTTTTGCATAAGAAAAATGCAGGCGTCGGCACAATCATCCGAATAGAGAAATTCCCGGCGGGGTGAACCCGTTCCCCAGATCGTTACCGACGGTGTCTTGTTGACTTTAGCTTCGTGAAAACGACGAAGCAGGCCGGGAAGGACATGGGAATTATCGGGGTGATAATTGTCCCCGGGGCCATAAAGATTTGTGGGCATTACACTGATAAAATTCGTTCCGTATTGACGATTATAGCTTTGACACATCACAATGCCGGCGATTTTTGCAAGGGCATAAGGAGCATTGGTCGGTTCCAGTACGCCGGTGAGAAGCGCGCTTTCGGGCATGGGTTGCGGTGCAAATTTAGGGTAAATACACGATGACCCCAGAAAACAGAGCTTCTTTGCGTTGTATTTCCAGGAACAATTGACGATATTGTTCTGTATCTGAAGGTTGCTGTAGGCAAATTCGGCAGGAAAGGTATTGTTTGCAACGATACCACCCACCTTTGCAGCGGCCAGGAAAACATAGTCGGGCCGCTCGGTATGGAACATGTGGTCTACTGCAGCCTGGTTGGTAAGTTCAAGCTCCTTGTGAGTCTTAAGAACAAGGCCGGTATATCCCCGAGTTCTCAGCCGGCGTACGATAGCCGATCCAACCAGTCCACGGTGACCGGCAACATAAATAACGGCATTTTTTTCCATTGTTAGTCTTTCCGATACTCGTGATAAATAAAGTCAATACTTACGTATTGTACATTTATGAAATGGTTATATCAAAAAAATATACATTCACAGGGGATTGCTTAGAGAAATGAGGCATTCAATCTGACCGATACGACCGGGCCTATCCGGTTACCCAGGGGATGTTTTTGTATTCTTTTGGGTACATCGAGATGGACGGGACCGGCTTCAACCATAACGGTGCTTTGTATATGGTCGGTCCAGATTGGAGATATAAAGGGGATTTTAAACATGAAATAAAGGTCTGTATGGGCGGGGGCGTTAAATGTCTCAAGGGAATGGTCGGGAAGATGTTTGTACCCGAGGGTCACCGGACCGACCGCCTGAAGTGACAGGGCTGCAACAATTGATTGGTTGTCTTGTTTACCAAGGGTGAGGTCCATACCGAGATTCCAGGGGACATTAAGCCGTTCTTTATCACCCGAAACAAAATAATGACCATTGGCCCACAGGTCCAGCGAGATCATGGGAAATGAAATATCATAAGAAATGGCGCCGCCGACCGATGAAATTTTGTCTTCGGAAGGCTCCTGACGGATGATCACCGGACTGCCTGAAGTGTCGAGTATCTCCCATAGCTGGTTCTGATTGTAGTCATACCAGGCTTTGCATTCAAAGGGGAAGAGCAGGGTATCGGCATAGAAAAGCGAACCGTGGAAAGCGAGGCCGTGAAAGCCTGTATAGTGATAACAGATTGTATCGGAGAATGCGGTAAACTCATAGTTTTCGTCTCTGGGGAAATAATCCCACAGAAAAGCTGTTTCGACTGTGAATCGAGGTGATAGTTGCGCGCCGCTTTTCACCTCAGCCTCAGGCTGTCCATTTTCATATATCCCTGCTTTGGCATTCCAGAAAAAGGGGTCCGCCGCGGTATCGGCAAAAGCTGCTTTGAGATTCGTTGCCGGAGTAAGGCGGGGTGTCGAATTGAAAGTTAATGAACCCACATACTCATCGGCAAAGGGCTGTTTCCATGCAGCAGATATGCGGGGATAAATAATTTCTTCGGGAGTCTGGTGGTCGTAATACCAGTTTTGAAAATCGGCGGCGATTGCAATGTCGGTACGGGCGAAATCAAAATCAAAGGAAAGGAAATGTTCGGTTGCGTATCCCGATCGATGGAGGGGAGTGAAATAGTAGGGGGTAGCGCCCCAGTAGCCGTACTTTTTCAGGCTCCCCTCGGCATACAGGGCTTGGCCGGCATACCGATAGGCGCCGGTAATATCTTTGACAAGACCTTCATCGTAATATTTCATCGGCTGCCCGTCGGAATCCGGATAGGCCCCCCACAGGGAGTTGAACCGGTCGGAATACTGGTCGAAATAGCGATATCGGGCAAGCAGTGAAACCGGCGCCTTTGGAATATTCCAGCTAATTCCGATGTTATCGAAATGGTCCCGTTGAGGTCCGGTGAGATTGAGAAGGTTATCGCCGACTTCAGCGCCGACCCGCATCCAGAGTGAGACATGCGCCGAGGTGTCGTAGCGGGAGAAAAGAGTGCTTTCGCTCGATGATGAATCAAAGAGGGACCTGATGGAGCGTCGGTCAAAAACATCGGCATAAAGGACCGAATAGGCGTCGGGGGTGTTGAGCGGGAATTCATGGTTATAATGCACTTCATTAACACCGTCCAGCGGTATAACATATACAGGAGTATTATCGGCGGACGGAACCGTGATGAAAACAATTGCCGGATAAATGAAGGCGAAGATAGTTCGCAATGCAGTATTCATAGATCAGATGTGTACTCCCACGGTAAATGAAATACTCGTGTAGCTAAAAGGATGAGGAGAAGAAAAGATCCGGGTATAGCCCGCCGGCAGGGAGAACTCCAATTTGTTGAAACGGAACGAGGGTTCAATGCCAACCAGAGCACCGAATTCGCTTTCCCACGTTGCCATAAGATCGAGGTTGCGCACAATCGATTCATCGGAAATATGAATGGTGGTGGAGGTAACCCCGATGCGTGGTCGGAGCAAGACATTATTGGCGATTTTTATGGTGTAGCAGAGCGAAAGCGAGGGGTGAAAAATTGTATAGTCGAAGGATTCGATATTTTTCGATTTGATTTTTCCGGCTTCCAGGGCGATTCTGAAAATGAAATTGTTTGTATAGGTCGGCAGGTCCACCAGGAGTCCGCCGGTGATATAAGGAGCCCACTCATGGGCAAGTTCACCCACGGGGTATCGATAGGTTACCGCCGGTTTTAAGGCAATAATAAAGGGTCGGGCGTCTTCTGTAAGAGCATCAGCGGTGGTGTCCGGTTCACCAAAAAGGGAGCACACATATCCTGAAACAATACAGAAATAAAAAAGATAACACCAGGGAGAGAGTTTAACCGATAGGTGGTCGTTCACAACACGATACCGCCGTATGTTAAGGAATAAAAGCACCTTATGGGCATAAAAACTATTTTAGATATAATCAATATATATTGTGACATTTATCGGCACGAATGATATTCTTATTGAGAACAAGCAAAGTTGGAGAAGACCATGAAAAATGCGGTAATAATTATTTGTCTTTTTTTAGTCATACTACCATTCAGCGGAGAAAGTGTGCAGCTCGAAAACTGGCGTCTTCCCTGGTATAAAATTGCTCAGGAACTGGGAGAGCTTCAGCAATCGCCCAGCGGTATGTTCTGGGACGACCTGACCTGGGTATCGCCTTCTTTTGCTCCCGGTTTGTGGCCCGATACGCAGGCTTACAAAAAAGACCACTGGACCCTGGAGCCGTCCGCGTCGCTTTCGGCAAACAATGTGGAGTATGTCGACGGGAACAATTATTTCTGGACCTTTGATATTCTCAACGATATCAAATACAAGAGGTTTACTGCACGGCAAACACTTGATGTCGATTCCCGGTACAGTAATGATCCGACCTATTATTGGAAAGATGACCGGATTGCCGCAGGGCGGATCGAGGAGGCCTATTTGCAGTACACCGGCAAATATGGAATGTTCAGGTTTGGAAGGCTCAAAAGAAACTGGGGGCCCTTTGTGGATCGGAGTCTGCTCCTTTCCAACAATGCCCATTCCTTTGACGCCTTCGAGTGGCAGATTTTCTCGAGCATTTTTGAGTTCAGACACATGTTCGCTTCCTTTGTCTACCCGTGGAACCATTTTTATTCGGTCGATTTTGATAACTACAATCCCGCGGCAACACCGGAATACAATCGATATTTCAGCGCCCATTCACTCAATTTCATGATCGGCGAGTGGGCGACGTTGGGAATCACCGAAACGATCATCTTTTCACGGAGGAACCAGTTTCCCGATTTGCAATATCTCAATCCCTTTTCTATTTACACCGTTACCAATACCAATATGGAAGGGAGCGGTAATCTGATCGTGGGACTTCAGTGGAAAGTCCATCCCTTTACCAAAAAGGTGTCCCTTCTCGGGCAGGTGGCTTTCGACGACATTCAGGTGGATAACGAGGGCGCCGGCGATCAGGAGCCGACCCACTGGGGGATCGATGTCGCCGGGCACTGGCACAATCCTTTGCCGGTCCGGGCGGCCCAGGCGTTGTCCCTCGAGTACTCCTACGGCTCCCGGTGGCTGTATACGGTGGCCGATGCCAATGCCAATCAGGGAGAGCGGTATATCTATATGGGAAAGAGCCTCGGGCGACCGACGATCGACGGCGATCTGCTCGGCCTGTCATTCACGCTGGTTCCCGAAAACTACTGGGCGGCAACCCTGGGCATTCGATATGAACGCCGGGGGCTCAACACGCCCAAATCCCGGTGGTCGGAGTATGAGGGATACGACTCCACGAGCAATGTGCTGAATTACCGTCCCGAACCGCCCCTTTCCACACGCGACAATCTGGACCGTATTCTTACCCTTTCTCTCGATGCCCGGGGTTATTTTCGTGATTTTGCCGACATACGACTCGGATTTGCCAATAAATTAATTCAGAAAACCGAAAAGGGGATAAAGGGTGATTTTGAATATGAGCCGGAAGTACATGTTACCATTACCGCTCATTATTCCAATTTTTTTCTTTCGTTACCCGATAAATAACCGAAATTTAGATGCAAAGGATCATAAAGAGTTATATTTTATTATAAGCACTTGTAAGCAAAAGCACTACGAGTATATCGACCATCCGCGCAAAGCCTTTTTGTGCCCAGTGTATTAACGCTTAGAGGGGCGTTAAAATCCAACAATATTAATTTTAAAAATACACAATGGTTTAATCGTTTCAGAAAACTATTTAATTGAAAGCTGTTCCGGCATATCATGCAAAAATTTCAGAATCCTCGAAAGTTTTTCGGTCCCAGGGAGCCAGCCTCACCACCTCCCGAGTCGGATAATAAAGTGAGGGGAAAGCTCTTTTTTATCATTGTAATAGCTTTTCTGGTGAGTGTCGTGTCTCTTGGCACTGGCGGTATGTGGTTCCTTTACCGGATGTACCAGACCCTACCAACGCTTGAGCAGATGGAAAATATCGAACCTTCGCTGGTTTCCAAAGTCCTTGCCCGGGACAGTTCGGTTATTCACGAATTCAGTATCGAGCGGCGATTCTGGATGCCGCTTGAGAAGATACCGCAGAATCTTCAGGATGCGGTTGTGGCTATCGAAGACCGTCGGTTCTATTCACATTGGGGCATCGATATCAAACGAATAGTCAGTGCTGTTATGGTTGATGTCCTTCGCCGGAAATTTGCCCAGGGAGCATCCACGATAACCCAGCAGCTGGCCCGTAACCTTTATCTTACCTCCCGGCGTTCGCTTATTCGGAAGGTCCGTGAGGCAATTACCGCCGTTCAAATCGAAAATTATTATACCAAGCCCGAAATCCTGGAACTTTATCTTAATCAGGTCTATCTTGGCGCCGGCGTGTATGGAGTCGAAGCTGCTGCGCAACAGTATTTCAGTAAGACAGTGTCGGATTTGACGCTTAATGAATGCGCGGTGTTGGCGGGAACAATTCAGCTTCCCGAGTACTACCGTCCCGACAAGGAAAAAAATCTGAAGCGAATTACGATACGGAGAAATTCCGTTTTACGGGCAATGAGAAAAATGGGTTTTATCGAAAAAGATGCTGCTGTGGCAACAATCGAGGATACCATTCCCAGTGATCCCCAGAAGCGCTCATCGAAAGTAGCTCCCTATTTTGTTGAAATGGTCAGGAAAAGAGTGATTCGTGAATATGGCGAAGATCTTCTGTACAACGGTGGGCTAACTATTCATACTACCCTCGATCCTATGGGGCAGGACTCCCTGGAAGTATCAGCAAAACGTCATCTGGCAACACTGCAGAAGCGGCTCAATCGGATGTTTCTTGACAGTTCGAGGGCATACAAGAAACTGGGAATTTCCTACCGTGATTTTCTGGATAATTTCGATTCGCTCTACGCAGCACATAAAGAAGAATTCAAAGACTTGCCGGATTCGGCAAAACTTCGGCTCGCCCAGACAGCGGTTATTGCACTTGATGTTGAAACCGGGGCGATTTTGGCGTTGAAAGGCGGACGGAGCTTTAATGAAACCAAGTTTAACCGGGTTACTCAGTCGCTTCGACAGCCGGGGTCCGCATTCAAGCCCTTTGTTTATACTGCAGCTTTGAGTAACGGCTATACTGCAGCCTCTGTTGTACTCGACCAACCTATCACGCTCGAAACTTCCGAAGGAGACTGGCGGCCCGAGAATTATGATAAGGAATTTCTGGGGCCGATAACGGTCAGAGAGGCGCTCCGCAAGTCGGTTAATTTAGTGGCCATTCAGGTTTTTAACGATATAGGCCCCCAAACAGTGATCGAGTGCGCACGGCGCATGGGACTTAAACATAATATGCAGCCGGTTCCCTCACTTGCTATTGGGTCCTGTGAAGTGACTCCCATTGAAATAACCGCAGCCTATGCGGTCTACCCTCATCTGGGGAAATGGGTAAAACCCTTTTGTATCGAAAAAATAGTCGACAAAAACGGCAAAGTCCTCCAGGAACATGTTGCCGAAGCCCATCAGATAATTTCTCCCCAGCTCGCCTTTGTGATGAGCGATCTTTTACGTGAAGTTGTGCAGCGGGGAACAGGTGCTTCAATACCTCGTCGTGGATTTAATCGTACAGCCGGGGGAAAGACCGGGACCACCAACGATTACTCCGATGCCTGGTTTGTGGGATTTACTCCTCAGATCGCCTGTGGCGTATGGGTTGGTGTTGATGAACGGCGGACAATGGGATATGTCACCGGCGCCAAAGGCGCAATACCGATCTGGGTTCCCACCATGATGGGGCTTCATGAATCATTACCGGCAAAAGGATTTTCACGACCGCCAGGAGTAGTAACCGCAAAAATATGTAATAAGTCGCACAAACGTGCCGGTCGGTATTGCTCGGATATTTCCACCGAATATTTTATCGCAGGGAATCTTCCGGAACAATGTGATATCCATGTTCTAAGGAAGCCCGGCCAGCGACGTCCCGGACAGGACATGTTCGGCACTCCTCGCCGGCGCAGTACCGAAAAGAAGAAGCGGCCACTGATGTTTTAGAAATTTACTCGGCCTCTTCCTCTTTTTCCAGGACCTTCTCCGGAGGAGCTTCATCAGGACAGCCATCATTATCCATGTAGCCATTTTTTGTTTCAGGTTTCCCCGGGCATTTATCCGAGCCTGTGCATATTTGAGAGAACCTGGATCCCCTGTTCTGTTCCGATACCCATGAGTCGCATACGCCATCATTGTCATTGTCCGGGTCAGGACAGCCATCCCGGTCTTGAAACCCATCATTATCCTCGGGTTTATGACTGCACTCATCATCGGCGTCATAAATGCCGTCAAGATCATTATCGTAATCGGGACAACCATCCCAATCTTCAAATTCATCGATATCTTCTCTCAGATCAGGACATTTATCTTCATTATCGGCAATTTTGTCCCCGTCCGAATCGATATATATCTCTTTCCGGTCGGCATCGCTCATGAGGCCGATATCGGCGCCGTCTTTGCCGACACCTTTCATAGGGGTAGTGACACTCTGGAGATAATTATAGGTATCCATATTCGATGCAAGGAATTGAGGGTCGCGATATTTATTTGATTTGTCAATAACTGCATAGTGACTGTGCTGCTGACGGTTGCCAAAAAAATTATTATAAATAATTCTCGACCGCTTTGAGTCCATATCCACATATATTCCATAAAGCTTGTTGCCGAACAGAATGTTGTTTTGTACCAATACCGCGCTTTTCCGGGCAAGGACAAGACCTGAGTATCCATTTTCGGCAATGATGTTATGCTCGATGGCGATATTGGTTCCATGGGCCACGAGTTCACAATAAATGCCGGTCCATTTATTGCGGGAAATAATATTGTTGCGGATTTCGGGAAGCGATATCAGGCAATGGATTCCGGTGTGATTGTTTCTGATAATATTATGCTCGACAACCGTGTTGGTGTTTTCGCACAGAATGCCGGTACGACCTTTTTCTATTGTAAAATGGCGGATTGAAGAGTAGTTGACCCCTTTTACCACCGGACGGGACCATTTTGCTCTGATGATGGTTTTTTCCCTGTCCTGACCCACGAGTGTTACGTATTCTTTCAACACTATGTTTTCTTTATAGATTCCGTTGAGGACATAAACGGTATCGCCGTCTTCGGCTTTATCAATTGCTCTTTGGATTGTGGGGGCATCCTTTGGCACGATTATCTTTCTTCCGGTATTAGCAGAAACCGCCCACAGGATGCAGATTAAAATCAGACCAGAAAAATGTCCTTTTTTCATTGATGACCTCTCATTTCACTTAAACGTTTGTTCACTGCATTCCGGTGAAACGCCGTATAACAGGATAATAACAATCTTTCTAATAATATGGCTCTATCAGGTAAATTAACTTATAGAGATGATTTTTCACAAAAAGATTTTTTCGCTACCGGGTCCGCATTGCTTCCCTTAGCCGAATGACCTATTTTATCATTGGTGCAAAAGAATCCCGTTCCCATAATCATAGTACCATATTCAACAGTCGAAAAACAGGGATAAATGGTTTAATCTTTTTGAGAAGAAAAGGCGGATTTTATAATGAGCGACAGTTTTAGAGACAGCAATTTTTTGTTGCAGAACAAAACAGCAATTGAGCTGTACCATACTCATGCATCGGACCTGCCAATTATCGATTATCACAGTCACCTGCCGCCGGATCAGATAGCAGAAGATAAAAAGTTTTCAAATCTTACAGAAATTTGGCTCTATGGCGACCATTATAAATGGCGTCAGATGAGAACGAATGGTATCGATGAACGATTTTGTACCGGTGATGCTTCTGATTGGGAGAAGTTTGAAGCCTGGGCAAAAACAGTGCCCGCAACCATAAAAAATCCCCTTTATCATTGGACCCATCTCGAGCTGAAACACCCTTTCGGTATTGCAGACAGGCTCCTGAATGCCGAGACGGCAAAGGATATCTGGGAAGAATGTAACGAAAAGCTTGCTTCCGATGAATTTTCCGCGCGTGGAATATTGAAACAAATGAATGTTGAAGTGCTCTGCACGACTGACGATCCTAGCGATTCGCTGGAACATCACAAAAAAATAAAAGAAGATAAGTCCTTTAATATCAAAGTGTTTCCTACATTTCGTCCCGACAAAGCCATGGCTGTCGAGAATCCGCAAAATTTTAATGCATGGGTTGATCGACTGGCACAAAGCGCTGATATGGAAATATCCACCTATTCCGATTTGGTAGATTTAATAAGAAAACGGCACGATTTTTTCCATTCGCTGGGATGCAGATTGTCCGATCATGGCTTGGAGACTGCTTATGCAGAAGATTACACCGATTCTGAGGTAGAAAAGATTTTCTCCAAAATTCGAGGCGGTAAGACATTGGAATCAGATGAAATAGCAAAGTTCAAGTCTGCCATGTTGTATGAGTTCGGGATTATGGATTTTGAGAAAGGCTGGACACAGCAATTACATCTCGGTGCACTTCGGAATAACAATACACGGCTCTTCAAAGCACTTGGGCCGGATACCGGTTTCGATTCGATTGGTGACTTTGAAATTGCCCGTCCCCTTTCACGCTTTCTCGACCGGCTGGATAAAGAAAACAAACTTCCAAAAACGATTTTGTATAATCTCAATCCTCGAGATAATGAATTGATTGCAACGATGATCGGAAACTTTCAGGACGGCTCAGTTCCGGGAAAGATGCAATTTGGGAGCGGTTGGTGGTTTCTCGATCAGAAGTCGGGAATTGAGGCTCACATTGATACCCTTTCAAATCTGAGCTTATTGAGTCGGTTTGTAGGCATGCTGACCGATTCACGGAGTTTTCTTTCATTTCCTCGACATGAATATTTCAGGCGAATCGTATGTAATATTCTGGGTACCGATATTGAAAACGGATTACTGCCCCGGGATATGTATCTGATTGGAAATTTAGTCAAGGATGTTTGTTATCGGAATGCGCGTTCTTATTTCGGTTTTCCAATTGCATAACTGAAATATTGCACACTAAGACCGGGAGTTAAAGATATTTGTTTTTTCCCCTGTTACCTATTGCATAATATAGAGAAGAGGGGTATATTTACCACTATGATGGATTAAGGTGGAGTAGGTTGCTTAAGCGCTTGAGCAAGGTGCTCTACTTTGTCAAATATTAAAAAAGAGAGAAGCATATATGGCACAAAGCCCTGATCAGGTGCATGATGATAGTGATCAGTTGCGCGGGAGAATAGCTGAACTCGAAAAGAAAGTCGAAAAGCTTCAGGCGGAAAACGAAACTTTCGTTAAAGAAAGTCGTTTATTTCATGCGGTAATGAATAACATTCCTGATGCGGTCTTTTTTAAGGACCGGGATGGACGGTTTATTCGGGTCAACAATGCATGGGCTTCGAAACGGGAAGGACTCACGCCGGAGCAGGCTATAGGCGCAACCGTTTTTGATTATTTTCCCGAGGAAAACGCACGCCGGATTCATGATGACGATGAAGACATTGTAAAAAGAGGCAAGCTTTTTGTCGGTTTGATCGAGAATCTGGGTGATGAGGAAAACCCGGAATGGGTATCCACAACCAAGTTGCCACTTCGGGATGAAAACAACAATGTTATCGGTACATTTGGTATCTCAAGAGATATTACGGAACTCAAAAAAGCCGAAGATGCTATTGAAAAGGAACGGAACCTTCTTTACACTCTCATCGATAATCTTCCTGATACGATTTTTTTCAAAGACAGAGAGAGCCAGTTTATAATTAACAATAAGGCGCATATGGAATTGCTCGGGGTAAGCAAGCAGTCCGAATGTGTCGGAAAGACCGATTTTGAGTTTTTCCCCGGGGAACTTGCAGCTCGGTATTTTGCCGATGAGCAGGTTGTCTTGCAGACCGGACGGCCCATTGTGAACCGGCAGGAACCCAAACGCACTCATGAAGGTTCGGAAGGATGGTTATCGACTAATAAAGTGGCGGTCAAGGACAATGACGGCAATATTATTGGACTGGTGGGGATCAGCCGCGATATTACTGAACATCGGAGAATCGAACAGGCTCTGGAAAAAGAACGGACCCTTCTGCGAACACTGATCGACAATATGCCCGACTTTATCTTTATTAAAGATAAAGAAAGCCGTTTTATTGTCAACAATAAAGCTCATCTCAAGGTGCTCGGAGCTTCGGGTCAGGATGAAGTTCTGGGTAAAACCGATTTTGATATTTTTCCTAAAGAACTTGCAACCCGGTATTTTTCCGATGAACAGGTGGTGATTCAGACCGGAAGGTCGATTATTGATAGAGAGGAGCCTGCCCGGCTTGGAGAACAAACGCTTACCTGGCTGTCCACCACAAAAGTGCCACTCTATGATACAAAAAAACAGATTGTGGGACTGGTTGGCATAAGCAGGGATATTACCGAACGAAAGCAATTTGAAGAAGCGCTTCAGAAGGCGGTTGAAGAGCGGACTGCCGATCTTAAAGATGCCAATGAACGTCTTGAATTACGTCTTGCACAGCTCAGGTTTCTCAATACCTCATCCTATGAGCTTGCCCAGTTCATCCAGCTTAGTGAGCTTGGCCTGGCAGTGATAAATGCATTTATGTCCCGTTTTCCGGACGCTGAAGCAAGCCTGTGTATACGGCAAAACAAAGTATTTAAGTATCTCAACGGGGCGAATGTTTTTAAAAGTCCGGGGCAGCGAAAAGCTTCAGAAAAAGCACTTATTCCCTTTCAAAAAACCGAATTGCACAGTCCCTTTTGTGTTGAAGAATGGTCTCAGGAAGAGCATATTTCTCAGCTTGCCTGGCCCGAGGAATTAAAACGATTTCCATGTTATCTGGCCATTCCGCTTCTGACCGACAACAGAGCGCTGGGAATTATTCAGATCTTTACGGAAAAAAAATTCCTGAGTATTTTCGAACGTGAAAAGCCTGTTTTGACTACTCTTGCTGCCCAGGCAGCCGTCTGCCTGAGCAACGCAATTCATTACAAGGAGTTGGGAGAGCGTGCCCGGCTTCAGGGTGAACTCGATGCCGCCCGGTCGATACAACAGCGGTTTACCCCCCACGAGAAGCCTTCAATACCTCACGTCGATATCAAAGGTGTTTATTACCCTGCCTATGAAGTAGGCGGCGATTACCTCGATTATTTTCCAAACGAAAACGGCGACTGGGTAGTTGTTATTGCCGATGTCTGCGGAAAGGGTATTCCGGCCGCACTTTTTATGACAATGCTCCGGAGTGCTTTCCGGGCTGTGGCAAAAAATGTCAGTTCCGCCAAAACACTTTTGTGCCTGGTGAATGAAGCAATGATGGCTAATCTGGACGATAAATCTTTTGTTACCGCTCTTTGCTTTATAATCAGTAAAGACGGTTCCAGTATGAGTTATGCCCGGGCAGGACATCCGATGCTCCTGAAATTGCGCGGCAAGGGTGAGGAGCCTGATGTAATTAAAAGTAATGGCCTGGCTCTTGGCTTGCTCTCCGATCCGGAAACGTTTGCATCGATGATCGATGAGATCACCATGCCTCTGAATGAGGGCAGCAGATTTCTGATTTATACCGATGGGCTTACTGAAGCTACCGATCCGGTGAAGAACAGCTATGGATCGCAACGTCTTCATAGTCTTCTTGCAGAAGATGGAGATCTGGGACCTGATAAGCTGATCGAAAAAATCATGGAAGACGTCAGCAATTTTACTCAGGACAGTCCGTATCACGATGATCTCACGATCCTTGCCATGAAGGTCGATGGACGCAGGGAGAAGGCGGAACTGAATCAAAACGGTTCTTAAATAGGTAGCTGATTCGGGAAGCGAATATTACAACGATTGAGGATTTTTAAAAAATAAAAAAAAAGTTGCAAAGTATTGAGCAATATCGTATCTTATAAGCCAAGGAAAGGTACATAATGTTTACAAACAACACGCAGCTCCTCAATACCATTCTCAACATAAGTCTAGTGGGCCTTGTGGTGGTTATTGTGAATTCCAAAGGAGGAGCGGTGCTGTAATTATTGACGAACATAAGAAATTTCAAAGCCCGCTCCTCAAAAAGGAGCGGGCTTTTTTTATTATTTCCCTTCTTTCTTGATTCAACAGGAAAGAATCTGGTATTTTATCACCTTTCGTTTCAGCAAAACTATTATATAATTATGCAACGGAATGCTGGAAGAAAGAA is from Chitinivibrionales bacterium and encodes:
- a CDS encoding PBP1A family penicillin-binding protein; amino-acid sequence: MQKFQNPRKFFGPREPASPPPESDNKVRGKLFFIIVIAFLVSVVSLGTGGMWFLYRMYQTLPTLEQMENIEPSLVSKVLARDSSVIHEFSIERRFWMPLEKIPQNLQDAVVAIEDRRFYSHWGIDIKRIVSAVMVDVLRRKFAQGASTITQQLARNLYLTSRRSLIRKVREAITAVQIENYYTKPEILELYLNQVYLGAGVYGVEAAAQQYFSKTVSDLTLNECAVLAGTIQLPEYYRPDKEKNLKRITIRRNSVLRAMRKMGFIEKDAAVATIEDTIPSDPQKRSSKVAPYFVEMVRKRVIREYGEDLLYNGGLTIHTTLDPMGQDSLEVSAKRHLATLQKRLNRMFLDSSRAYKKLGISYRDFLDNFDSLYAAHKEEFKDLPDSAKLRLAQTAVIALDVETGAILALKGGRSFNETKFNRVTQSLRQPGSAFKPFVYTAALSNGYTAASVVLDQPITLETSEGDWRPENYDKEFLGPITVREALRKSVNLVAIQVFNDIGPQTVIECARRMGLKHNMQPVPSLAIGSCEVTPIEITAAYAVYPHLGKWVKPFCIEKIVDKNGKVLQEHVAEAHQIISPQLAFVMSDLLREVVQRGTGASIPRRGFNRTAGGKTGTTNDYSDAWFVGFTPQIACGVWVGVDERRTMGYVTGAKGAIPIWVPTMMGLHESLPAKGFSRPPGVVTAKICNKSHKRAGRYCSDISTEYFIAGNLPEQCDIHVLRKPGQRRPGQDMFGTPRRRSTEKKKRPLMF
- a CDS encoding DUF1565 domain-containing protein; its protein translation is MKKGHFSGLILICILWAVSANTGRKIIVPKDAPTIQRAIDKAEDGDTVYVLNGIYKENIVLKEYVTLVGQDREKTIIRAKWSRPVVKGVNYSSIRHFTIEKGRTGILCENTNTVVEHNIIRNNHTGIHCLISLPEIRNNIISRNKWTGIYCELVAHGTNIAIEHNIIAENGYSGLVLARKSAVLVQNNILFGNKLYGIYVDMDSKRSRIIYNNFFGNRQQHSHYAVIDKSNKYRDPQFLASNMDTYNYLQSVTTPMKGVGKDGADIGLMSDADRKEIYIDSDGDKIADNEDKCPDLREDIDEFEDWDGCPDYDNDLDGIYDADDECSHKPEDNDGFQDRDGCPDPDNDNDGVCDSWVSEQNRGSRFSQICTGSDKCPGKPETKNGYMDNDGCPDEAPPEKVLEKEEEAE
- the uxaC gene encoding glucuronate isomerase produces the protein MSDSFRDSNFLLQNKTAIELYHTHASDLPIIDYHSHLPPDQIAEDKKFSNLTEIWLYGDHYKWRQMRTNGIDERFCTGDASDWEKFEAWAKTVPATIKNPLYHWTHLELKHPFGIADRLLNAETAKDIWEECNEKLASDEFSARGILKQMNVEVLCTTDDPSDSLEHHKKIKEDKSFNIKVFPTFRPDKAMAVENPQNFNAWVDRLAQSADMEISTYSDLVDLIRKRHDFFHSLGCRLSDHGLETAYAEDYTDSEVEKIFSKIRGGKTLESDEIAKFKSAMLYEFGIMDFEKGWTQQLHLGALRNNNTRLFKALGPDTGFDSIGDFEIARPLSRFLDRLDKENKLPKTILYNLNPRDNELIATMIGNFQDGSVPGKMQFGSGWWFLDQKSGIEAHIDTLSNLSLLSRFVGMLTDSRSFLSFPRHEYFRRIVCNILGTDIENGLLPRDMYLIGNLVKDVCYRNARSYFGFPIA
- a CDS encoding NAD-dependent epimerase/dehydratase family protein; translation: MEKNAVIYVAGHRGLVGSAIVRRLRTRGYTGLVLKTHKELELTNQAAVDHMFHTERPDYVFLAAAKVGGIVANNTFPAEFAYSNLQIQNNIVNCSWKYNAKKLCFLGSSCIYPKFAPQPMPESALLTGVLEPTNAPYALAKIAGIVMCQSYNRQYGTNFISVMPTNLYGPGDNYHPDNSHVLPGLLRRFHEAKVNKTPSVTIWGTGSPRREFLYSDDCADACIFLMQNYNHSEIVNIGSGQEVTIKKLAEKIQNVVGY